The Iamia sp. SCSIO 61187 genomic sequence CTCGGAGCTGGCCAAGGTCGCCGTCATCTGCTTCGTGGCCGACCTGCTGGCCAAGCGCAGCCGCGAGGTCCACGACCCCCGGCGCGCCGTGTGGCCCGTCGTCGGCGTCCTGGGCGTCGTGTGCGGGCTCATCCTGCTCCAGCCCAACCTCGGCACCACCCTGGTGATCGTGACCGTGGCCCTGGCCATGCTCCTGGCGTCGGGGGCCACCATGCGCCCCCTGGTCGTCGTGGGCGGGGTCGTGGTGGCCGCCGCCGGCCTGCTGGTGTGGTTCGAGCCCTACCGCCGCCGCCGGCTCTTCGCCATGTTCGACCCGTGGTCGAACGCCTCGACCACCGGGTACCAGGCGATCCAGGCCAACGTGGGCCTGGCCGACGGCGGTCTCACCGGCCTGGGCCTGGGCCAGTCGCGGGCCAAGTGGGGGTACCTGCCGTTCGCCCACACCGACTTCGTGTTCGCCATCATCGGCGAGGAGCTCGGGCTGATCGGGGCCCTCGCCACCGTCGCCCTCTTCGTGGCCATCGCCTTCGTCGGCGTGCGTGCCGCCCTCCAGGCGTGCGACCGCTTCAGCACGCTGGTGGCGGTCGGCATCACGACGTGGCTCGTGGCCCAGGCGTTCCTCAACATCGGCGTCGTCATCGGGCTGCTGCCCAACACCGGCGTCCCGCTGCCGTTCGTCTCCTACGGCGGCAGCTCGCTCCTCGTCACCATGGTCGCCGCCGGGATGCTCCTCAACATCGCCCGCCACCCGCGGGCCGAGCTGCCGGACGGCGGGCGCTGAGGTGGCGACCCCCGAGAACACGACCCGCGTCCTGATCGCCGGGGGCGGCACGGCCGGCCACCTCGTCCCCGGCCTGGCCGTGGCGGCCGCGCTGGTCGACGCGGGGGTGGCGCCCGAGGAGATCCACTTCGTCGGGTCCAACCGGGGCGTCGAGGCCCGGATGGTGCCGGCCGCCGGGTTCGCGCTCGACGAGGTCCCCAGCCGGGGCCTGCCCCGCTCGATCGGCCCGGCCACGCTCAAGGCGGCGTGGGGCCTGCTCGGCGCCGCCCGCCGCGGTATCGCCATCGTCGGCGCCCGCCGCCCGGGCGTCGTGGTGTCGCTGGGCGGCCACGCCGCCCTCCCGGGGGTCGTGGGGGCCGTCGCCCGTCGGGCGCCGCTCGTGCTGATGGAGCAGAACGTCCGGGCCGGGGCGGTCAACCGCCTCCTCGCCCGCTTCGCCCGGGCCAGCGCCGTGTCCTTCCCCGGCACCGACCTGCGCCGGTCCCGTGTCACCGGCAACCCCCTCCACGCCGACCTGGTCGCCGCGGCCGAGGCCCGCCGCGGCCCCGGGGGGGCGGCGGCGCGCGACGCGGCCCGCCGGGAGCTGGGCCTGCCCCTCGACCGCACCGTCGTCCTGGTCACCACCGGCTCGCTCGGCTCGAAGCGGGTCAACGACGCCGTCCTGGGCCTGGTCGAGCGGTGGGCCGGGCGCGACGATGTCGCCATCCGCCACGTCACCGGCCGGCGCGACCACGACGCCGTCCTCGCCGCCGCCCCGCCGCCCGGCGCCGCCCTCCAGCACGACGTGGTGGCCTACGAGGACCGCATGCCGCTCGCCCTGACCGCCGCCGACGTCGCCGTCACCCGGGCCGGTGCCGGCACCTGCACCGAGCTGGCCGCCTTCGGCGTTCCGGCGATCATGGTGCCCCTGCCGATCGCCACCCGGGACCACCAGGCGGCCAACGCCGGGGTCCTGGCCGCGGCCGGGGCGGCCGTGGTCGTGCCCGACGCCGAGCTCGACGTCGACCGGCTCGAGGCCGAGCTGGCGCCCCTCGTCGCCGACGCCGGACGCCGGGAGGCGATGGCCACGGCCATGGCCGGCCAGGCCCGCCTCGACGCCGCCGCCCGGGTCGCCGAGGTCATCCTCGAGGTCGCCCGGTGACCCGCCCGCCCGACGCCGGGACGATCCCGGGCGCCCGGGCGCCCGGATCGGTCCCCCGGACGACGGGGGTGGGGCGATGACCGGCGCGACCGACCCGACCGACACCGGCGCGCTCGACCTCGACGGGCCGCCGCTGCACGTCCACATCGTGGGCGTGGGCGGCGCCGGCATGCGCGCCATCGCCACCGTGCTGGTCGCCATGGGGCACCGGGTCACGGGCTCGGACATGAAGCCGTCGCCCGGGCTCGACCGCCTCCGGGCGCTGGGCATCGACGTCCACGTGGGGCACCGGGGCGAGCAGGTGGGCCACGCCGACCGGGTCGCCGTCTCGACCGCCATCCCGGCGTCCAACCCCGAGGTCGTCGCCGCCCACGAGGCGGGCATCCCGGTGCTGAGCCGGGCCCAGGTCCTGGCGGCCATCACCCGGGTCCGCCGCACCCTCTCGGTGTCGGGCACCCACGGCAAGACGACCACCACGACGATGCTCGCCCTGATCCTGGTGGAGGCTGGCCTGTCGCCCTCGTTCATCATCGGGGGCGACGTGAACGAGATCGGCTCCGGGGCGGTGTGGGAGGACGGGGAGCTGTTCGTCGTCGAGGCCGACGAGAGCGACGGGACCTTCACCGAGCTCGCCAGCCACCTGGCGGTGGTCACCAACGTCGAGGCCGACCACCTCGACCACTACGGCGACCTGGCCGGCATCGAGGCCGCCTTCGACCGGTTCGTCACCGGCGCCGACGTGGCGGTCGTGTGCGTCGACGAGCCCAACGCCGCCGCCCTCGCGGCGCGCCACGGCACCACCACCTACGGCACGGGCGAGGGGGCCGACTACCGCATCGTCGACGTCTCCGTCGACCGGGTCGGCACCCGGTTCGCCGTCGAGCACCACGGCGACGTGCTCGGGCGGATCGACCTGCCCATCCCGGGCCTGCACAACGCCCGCAACGCCACCGCCGCCCTCGTCGCCGCCCTCCTCGTCGGGGCCCCGTTCTCGGCCGCGGCGTCGGCCCTCGGCCGCTACGCGGGCGTGGCCCGGCGCTACCAGTTCCGGGGCCGGCTCGACGGCATCACCTTCGTCGACGACTACGCCCACAACCCCGGCAAGGTCGCCGCGGTCGTCGGCACCGCGGCCCAGGGCGGGTGGGGGCGCGTCGTCGTCGTGTTCCAGCCCCACCGCTACTCGCGCACCGAGGACCTGTGGCGCGACTTCGGCCCCTCGTTCGCCGGTGCCGACCTGGTCGTGATCACCGACGTCGACGGGGCGGGGGAGCAGGCCCGGCCGGGCGTGACCGGCCAGCTGATCGTGGACGCCATCGCCGCGTCGGACCCCGGGCGCGACGTCGTCTACCTGCCCGACCGCACCACGCTCGCCGCCGAGCTGGCCGAGGTGCTGCGGCCGGGCGACCTGTGCCTGTCGCTCGGCGCCGGCGACATCACCGGCCTGGCCGACGAGGTCCTCGCCGCCCGGGCCCGGTCCGACGCCGACGCCGCCGGGCCGGCCGCCGACGACGGTGAGCCCGACGGGGGGACCCGATGAGCCCCACCGGCACCGCGGTCGACCGCGCCGCCGCCGTGCTCGGCGACCGGGCCCGCCCCGACGCCGACATCGGCGCCCTCACGACCTACCGGGTCGGCGGGCCGGCCGCCCTCCTCGTCGAGGCGGCCGACGAGGCCGACCTCGTCCTCGTGGCCCGCGCCGTCGCCGCCAGCGAGCTGCCCACCCTCGTCATCGGGAAGGGGTCCAACCTGCTGGTGGCCGACGCCGGCTTCCCCGGCATCGCCGTCGTGCTGGGCCCCGGTCTGGCCACGGTGGAGGTCGCCGGCACGGTCGTCCGGGCGGGCGGGGCGGCCAGCCTGCCGGTCGTGGCCCGCCGCTCGGCCGCCGCCGGCCTCACCGGCTTCGAGTGGGCGGTGGGCGTGCCGGGGTCGATCGGGGGCGCCGTCCGCATGAACGCAGGCGGGCACGGCTCGGACATGGCCGCGACCCTGCAGAGCATCCGCGTCGTCGACCTGTCGGCGGGGGAGGATGGTGCGATGCCGGCGACGCTCCCCTCCACCCAGCTGGCGCTGGGCTACCGGACGTCGAACGTCGCCCCCTCGCAGGTGGTGGTCGGGGCCGACATCGCCCTGGCCCCCGGCGACCGGGCCACGGCCGAGGCCGAGATCGCCGCCATCGTCCGCTGGCGCCGCGAGAACCAGCCCGGGGGGCCCAACGCCGGGTCGGTCTTCACCAACCCGCCGGGCGACTCCGCCGGCCGCCTCGTCGACGCCGCCGGGCTCAAGGGCCTGCGGCGGGGGAGCGCGGCGGTGTCCGACAAGCACGCCAACTTCATCCAGGCCGACGCCGGCGGCTCGGCCGACGACGTCTTCGCCCTCATGGTCGAGGTGGCCCGCCGGGTCGAGGCCGCCCACGGCGTCCGCCTCCACCCCGAGACCCGCACCGTCGGCCTGACCTGGCCCGAGGACCTCTCGTGAACGGGTCGCGGACCGAGGTGCGCGAGTGGCGGCCCCCGACCGAGGCGGTCGCGGCCACGCCCCACCCCCGCATCCGCGCCCGCCGGGCCGAGGTCGCCCGGGGCCGGGGTCGGCGCCGCATGCGGCGCGTCACGGCCCTCCTCGGCGTGATCTGCGCCGTCGTGTGGACCCTCGTCGGGCTCCGCAGCCCGCTGCTCGACGTCGACCGGGTGCAGGTCGTCGGGGCCGAGCGCACCGACGTCGCCGCCATCGAGCGGGCCGGGGGCGCGACGCGGGGCACGCCGATGATCGAGGTCGACCTGGACGGGGCCCGCCGCGGGGTGGCCGCCCTGCCGTGGATCGACGAGGTCCGCACCACCCGGCTGTGGCCGGGCACCATCCGCATCGTCGTCAGCGAGCGCACCGAGGTCGCCACCGTCGCCCACGACGACGGGTGGGCCCTCCTCGACGCCGAGGGTCGGGTCCTGGCCGTCGTCGAGGACCAGCCCGACCTGCCCGCCCTCGCCGGCGAGCGGGCGGCCGCGCCCGGGGCGACGCTCGATGGCGACGACCGGGCCGCCCTCGCCGTCCTCGGCGCCCTGCCGGGGTCGCTGCGGCGGGCGGTCGAGGGCACCGACCAGGGGCGCGACGGCCTCGAGCTGGTGCTCGACGACGGCTTCCGGGTGGTCCTGGGCGACGCCCGCCAGCTGGCCGCCAAGGCCCAGGCCGCCGTGGCCGTGCGCCAGCACGCCGCCCCCGCGGGCGACGCCTGCCGCATCGACGTCCGCGTCCCGACCGCCCCGGTCTTGACCACGGGGAGGGGCTGTGCGTAGGGTCTCGACCGCTACAAGAACTTTACATAACCCTATACCTCGACTCGAGGTCGAGGGTGACACCTCGATGGTCGGCCCGTGTGGCCGACCGTCCCGCGCGTCCCGAGAACGGAGCTTCCCCCATGGCCGGTAATCCGCAGAACTACCTGGCGGTCATCAAGGTCGTCGGCGTCGGTGGTGCCGGGTGCAACGCCGTCAACCGGATGATCGACGCCGGGCTGAAGGGCGTCGAGTTCATCGCCGTCAACACCGATGCCCAGGCGCTCCTGATGAGCGACGCCGACGTCAAGCTCGACATCGGGCGCGACCTCACCCGCGGCCTCGGCGCCGGGAGCGACCCCGACGTGGGGGCGGCGGCGGCCGAGTCGCACCGGGCCGAGCTCGAGGAGGTCATCAAGGGCGCCGACATGGTCTTCATCACCGCCGGCGAGGGCGGCGGCACCGGCACCGGCGGCGCGCCGGTCATCGCCGAGATCGCCAAGTCCCTCGGCGCCCTGACCATCGGCGTGGTGACCCGCCCGTTCGGCTTCGAGGGCCGGCGCCGCTCGGTCCAGGCCGAGCAGGGCGTCCAGAAGCTGAAGGAGCGGGTCGACACCCAGATCGTCATCCCCAACGATCGCCTGCTCACCGTCTCCGACGACAAGACCTCGGTGGTGAACGCCTTCAAGATGGCCGACGAGGTCCTCCTCCAGGGCGTCCAGGGCATCACCGACCTGATCACCACGCCGGGCCTCATCAACACCGACTTCGCCGACGTGAAGATGATCATGAGCAACGCCGGCTCGGCGCTGATGGGCATCGGCTACGCCTCCGGCGACGGCCGGGCCCTCAACGCCGCCCGCAACGCCATCTCGAGCCCGCTGCTCGAGGCGTCCATCGAGGGCGCCCGCGGCATCCTGCTGAGCATCACCGGCGGGAGCGACATGGGCCTGTTCGAGGTGAACGAGGCGGCCGAGGTCATCCACGGCGTGGCCCACCCCGACGCCAACATCATCTTCGGCACCGTGATCGACGACGACATGGGCGACGAGGTGCGGGTCACGGTCATCGCCGCCGGGTTCGACCGGTGGGAGGAGGGCCGCACCCGGCCCCGCACCCACGAGATGGAGGAGTCGAGCGGGCCCGTGCCCGTGACCGACCTCTTCGGCGGCGCCGACGACGAGACCGACGGCGACGGCGACGACGACTTCGACGTGCCCTCGTTCCTCCGGTAGGCAGGGCCCGATGAGGGCCCGAAGCCAGGTCGCAGACCGGCTCCTCACCTTCGCTCTGGTCGGACCGGACCCCTCCGCGCCGCGGCGGGCTGCGCTCGCCGGCTCGATCCGACCCAGGCGGGGTGGAGGGGCTGCCGCCAGCGCGGAACGGACTCGACAGGCACGGCACGAAGGATCCCCGTGGCACTCCGCCCCCACCACCTGACCACGACGCGCGCCGCGGGGGACCTGGCCGTCACCGGGCCGCCGGCCGAGGTCGCCGCCCGCCGGCGGGCGGTCGTCGACCTGCCGTGGACCTGGCTGACCCAGGTCCACGGGGCCGCCGTCGTCACCGTCACCCGGCCCGGCCAGCACGCCGGGGCCGAGGCCGACGCGGCGGTGACCGCCGTGCCCGGCGCCGCCCTCGCCGTCACCACCGCCGACTGCGTGCCCGTGGTGCTGCTCGGCGCCGAGGGCCGCGCCGTGGGCGTCGCCCACGCCGGCTGGCGCGGTCTCCTGGGCGGGGTCGTCGGCGCCGCCGCCGAGGCCATGGCCGCCCTGGGGGCACCCCCGGTCGAGGCGGTGCTGGGCCCGTCGATCTGCGCCCGCCACTACGAGTTCGGCGCCGCGGACCTCGACCGGGTCGCCGCCCGCTGGGGCGACGAGGTGCGCGCCACCACCACCGACGGGCGGCCCGCCCTCGACGTCGCCGCCGGCGTGCGGCGAGCCCTGGCCGAGGCCGGGGTCGAGACGGTGACCGCGGCTCCGTCCTGCACCGCCGAGGCCCCCGGTGACTACTGGTCGTTCCGCGCCCGGGGCGACGCCGGCCGGATCGCGACGGTG encodes the following:
- a CDS encoding glycosyltransferase → MATPENTTRVLIAGGGTAGHLVPGLAVAAALVDAGVAPEEIHFVGSNRGVEARMVPAAGFALDEVPSRGLPRSIGPATLKAAWGLLGAARRGIAIVGARRPGVVVSLGGHAALPGVVGAVARRAPLVLMEQNVRAGAVNRLLARFARASAVSFPGTDLRRSRVTGNPLHADLVAAAEARRGPGGAAARDAARRELGLPLDRTVVLVTTGSLGSKRVNDAVLGLVERWAGRDDVAIRHVTGRRDHDAVLAAAPPPGAALQHDVVAYEDRMPLALTAADVAVTRAGAGTCTELAAFGVPAIMVPLPIATRDHQAANAGVLAAAGAAVVVPDAELDVDRLEAELAPLVADAGRREAMATAMAGQARLDAAARVAEVILEVAR
- a CDS encoding cell division protein FtsQ/DivIB, producing the protein MNGSRTEVREWRPPTEAVAATPHPRIRARRAEVARGRGRRRMRRVTALLGVICAVVWTLVGLRSPLLDVDRVQVVGAERTDVAAIERAGGATRGTPMIEVDLDGARRGVAALPWIDEVRTTRLWPGTIRIVVSERTEVATVAHDDGWALLDAEGRVLAVVEDQPDLPALAGERAAAPGATLDGDDRAALAVLGALPGSLRRAVEGTDQGRDGLELVLDDGFRVVLGDARQLAAKAQAAVAVRQHAAPAGDACRIDVRVPTAPVLTTGRGCA
- a CDS encoding polyphenol oxidase family protein, with protein sequence MALRPHHLTTTRAAGDLAVTGPPAEVAARRRAVVDLPWTWLTQVHGAAVVTVTRPGQHAGAEADAAVTAVPGAALAVTTADCVPVVLLGAEGRAVGVAHAGWRGLLGGVVGAAAEAMAALGAPPVEAVLGPSICARHYEFGAADLDRVAARWGDEVRATTTDGRPALDVAAGVRRALAEAGVETVTAAPSCTAEAPGDYWSFRARGDAGRIATVAWLEEEA
- the murB gene encoding UDP-N-acetylmuramate dehydrogenase — protein: MSPTGTAVDRAAAVLGDRARPDADIGALTTYRVGGPAALLVEAADEADLVLVARAVAASELPTLVIGKGSNLLVADAGFPGIAVVLGPGLATVEVAGTVVRAGGAASLPVVARRSAAAGLTGFEWAVGVPGSIGGAVRMNAGGHGSDMAATLQSIRVVDLSAGEDGAMPATLPSTQLALGYRTSNVAPSQVVVGADIALAPGDRATAEAEIAAIVRWRRENQPGGPNAGSVFTNPPGDSAGRLVDAAGLKGLRRGSAAVSDKHANFIQADAGGSADDVFALMVEVARRVEAAHGVRLHPETRTVGLTWPEDLS
- the ftsW gene encoding putative lipid II flippase FtsW — protein: MTVALHRPGAARRPARTVDRTWSPPGARTGTSTILLALVAVLVLFGLVMVLSSSSLVALEETRSTWSYASRQAVWALLGIVGMGAAVWSDRRLWRRWCRVALLGVVGLLLVVLAVGPRINGARRWIALGPIQLQPSELAKVAVICFVADLLAKRSREVHDPRRAVWPVVGVLGVVCGLILLQPNLGTTLVIVTVALAMLLASGATMRPLVVVGGVVVAAAGLLVWFEPYRRRRLFAMFDPWSNASTTGYQAIQANVGLADGGLTGLGLGQSRAKWGYLPFAHTDFVFAIIGEELGLIGALATVALFVAIAFVGVRAALQACDRFSTLVAVGITTWLVAQAFLNIGVVIGLLPNTGVPLPFVSYGGSSLLVTMVAAGMLLNIARHPRAELPDGGR
- the ftsZ gene encoding cell division protein FtsZ, producing MAGNPQNYLAVIKVVGVGGAGCNAVNRMIDAGLKGVEFIAVNTDAQALLMSDADVKLDIGRDLTRGLGAGSDPDVGAAAAESHRAELEEVIKGADMVFITAGEGGGTGTGGAPVIAEIAKSLGALTIGVVTRPFGFEGRRRSVQAEQGVQKLKERVDTQIVIPNDRLLTVSDDKTSVVNAFKMADEVLLQGVQGITDLITTPGLINTDFADVKMIMSNAGSALMGIGYASGDGRALNAARNAISSPLLEASIEGARGILLSITGGSDMGLFEVNEAAEVIHGVAHPDANIIFGTVIDDDMGDEVRVTVIAAGFDRWEEGRTRPRTHEMEESSGPVPVTDLFGGADDETDGDGDDDFDVPSFLR
- the murC gene encoding UDP-N-acetylmuramate--L-alanine ligase; its protein translation is MTGATDPTDTGALDLDGPPLHVHIVGVGGAGMRAIATVLVAMGHRVTGSDMKPSPGLDRLRALGIDVHVGHRGEQVGHADRVAVSTAIPASNPEVVAAHEAGIPVLSRAQVLAAITRVRRTLSVSGTHGKTTTTTMLALILVEAGLSPSFIIGGDVNEIGSGAVWEDGELFVVEADESDGTFTELASHLAVVTNVEADHLDHYGDLAGIEAAFDRFVTGADVAVVCVDEPNAAALAARHGTTTYGTGEGADYRIVDVSVDRVGTRFAVEHHGDVLGRIDLPIPGLHNARNATAALVAALLVGAPFSAAASALGRYAGVARRYQFRGRLDGITFVDDYAHNPGKVAAVVGTAAQGGWGRVVVVFQPHRYSRTEDLWRDFGPSFAGADLVVITDVDGAGEQARPGVTGQLIVDAIAASDPGRDVVYLPDRTTLAAELAEVLRPGDLCLSLGAGDITGLADEVLAARARSDADAAGPAADDGEPDGGTR